The following nucleotide sequence is from Trifolium pratense cultivar HEN17-A07 linkage group LG2, ARS_RC_1.1, whole genome shotgun sequence.
AGTTCAGTATCATCAGCTACATTGAGGAAGTTATAAAAAGTCACTTATAATGCAAATGAACTTCaccattagaaaaaaaataggaagaaaaaatataactaaatttaatgacctgtttggattgactagCTTGACAGAACAGCATATGacattttcaacttatttctataagctctcGAGCATAAcacatgaaaacaacttatagattATATACAACAATTTgacttcattttatcttttgttatataaatagtttatacataagcTCTTATATGAcaagcgcttaattaagttgtttatccaaacagggcctaAAGACAACTAAACAGTAACAAGTACTTAACTTACTTATCAATATACCGGGGGAATCGGCTTTAATAGAGCGCAAAAGGGCCTGAAGTAGACAATAAGCTGGCAAACCAATACTAATAACTTTACTTTCTTTACCAAACATGGCTTCTTGAATGTCATCATGTGTTATTAATCCTTGAGTAACCAATGTTTCTCCTACTTGAAGACATTCCTTGCATAATCCATCCAATAGCTACATAACTCATGAGCAACATTTATTTAGTAGTTGCAAATTACTAGCTGTTCTGTCAAAATATGACAACTCGCATTTTAACTGTGAATTTTGACTCAAATCACGTAATTGAAATGTCAGCTATCCGATTTTGATCAAACAATCTGTGACATGCGATTGTAGAAAATGTGGGAAAACATGATTACCTCAAATGGTTTTAACTCGGCTATGTTATTAGTTAGAGAAATTGTACGCGAAATAGTCTTTGTTAAGGTCGTAGTTCTTGAGatggaatttgaatttgaagttGTTTGTGATATTTCAATCTTTTTTCGTCGATATTTAGGCCTATCCAACACAAGCCAAGAGAATCATTAACTTCAAATCTCAAAACAACAAGTTTTAGGAAGGAAAGAAGAATAAAACCTTGGGAAGCATGATCCTTCTGGCATGTCAAGAACATCATTACTATATTCGTCGTAAAGAGACAAAGTTGCAAAAATGTACCGAAGACCAAACAAGAAAGACGACTCCTGCATTGTTATCTCTCTATGTGTCAATATTTGTATGTGTTTGTGTCGGTACTTCATATAGCACAATACAAAAGGCTATAACAGCAAAAATATCAATAGAGATTGAAAATCTTATTGAGGATTAACCTGATAGGCAATAAGTCCAGCGCGAGCACCGAGAAAGATACTTGCTATCACAGATGCCAGAAACGCGACAATAACAGCCAATGGCCATAGAAGGATAGCTAGACCTGCAAAAGGCATACATATTGTCTCCAAGAAAGGACCTTCACGACCGATGAGGTCACGAAACAAACGGTTCCACCCTTTGAAAAGCATGTATGGAACTTTACATATAGCAACCAATGATATAACCGGTACATCAACTATGATTCCGAGAATTGCAGCTACAATAGCACCAGGAAGATAATGTGGcctgcataaaaaaaattaaaaaaaactgtcGAGTATGACTCATATTCACCGATAAGTGAGCAGACACTTGAGCGAAATGTAATGACATCAAACCTGATCTCATAATATTTTCCGATCGGTGGTCCTTCTTGTCGTAGGTCATCCATAACAGAGAAATAAGTATGGAAGCATGCATCTCTTACATCCTTCACAATATCAAAGCTTTTCAAAATACTGCTCCATGTTCCATCCTGCGGACGGAATATGAAATCAGATATAGATACCTTGACATACAAATTCGAAAACAAATTTCGACAGTGATTTGGATTGTTGCCACAAGGTGTTGAAACTCATTAATCATCTACTGGACATAATTAACCGCGATTTCGAACTCACTAATCACAACTTTCAGGTGTTCGTATATACATGACTTTCAAGTGCTCAAATATGTATGATATGCATTAAGCACAATTCGTGTTCAAATATACACATGAAAATCGTGATAAATAACATTCAAAGTCATAGTTAATTGTGTTCAATAGATATATAATAAGTTGCGACACCTTGTTCTATATATTAACCGTCAACTGAATATAACTAACCACGCATTCGATTAACTAACATACAATAAAACAGTGGAGAATTTTGTTATCTTTTCCTTCATCAATAGCTTGAAAAGTAGCAAATAATGGTGAAAGAAATCCATAAGCTATTCCACCTAAAATACTTCCAATAATTCCAATAACTGGCCATAAAATCAACAACACTGGTAGTAGAATTGTGCATATCACAAGCTTCAATAATGGTCCTAATTGTTTACATCTGTAGTAAGTTAGGGAAATCAATaggattaaaataataaaaaatctaaaaaaattgatagattTGTTGAAGCTAAGAAAAGTACCTTAGAACACAGTAATATGTCCAAATAGTATGTATGCACCAAAGACCAAGTATGATAGCTGAATTTCCAATTGTCATTATTAAGCATACTAATGGACAGAAAATGATAcctgaaaataaaaagtttgagAAATGTAAGCTTACAATCATACTCATAGTTATAAATTGCAGTCTACAACTGTAATCACGCCGAATTATAATGGTTTTATACGGGCCGGTCCTTAGAACTTAGGTGTCTTgggtgaacaaaaaaaaaatagtatttccgtgagcttagttcagttggtaggggcatcacattatatatgcagtaGCCCCACACAACTCACtgatccaccttaaaggtgaaatttctaaccactagactaccttgaccaaaaaaaatatagtacccttataattaattattcaccgtttttatattttgtaccacaaaatcattaataattccTTCATAATCAAGTTTCTTGAAAACTCGTTTTAAATAGAAATCAAAGTTTGATGGAATAACATCATAATTTTGGAGACTTAGACAATTACTCATCTCAATCGTGCTCAAGCTTTTATTGGTTTAGAGGTCTCTGCAGTAACATTGTAACCCCATTTGCCCACATTTTATCGCAATATAAAAGTTCTAAGTGTATAAATGCAGCCACAACCTCAATTTATAGCCATGAACATACTCCTCATGTAGAACATACTCTACCATTGCTGGATGAAGATAAAGCATGAAAAAACGCACCAAAAAATGAATACAAACATACAATATAGAATTCCAAATAATA
It contains:
- the LOC123910875 gene encoding uncharacterized membrane protein At3g27390-like translates to MEPPQDFWSSLWSLLCFLPYFICLFILGNIKGIIFCPLVCLIMTIGNSAIILGLWCIHTIWTYYCVLRCKQLGPLLKLVICTILLPVLLILWPVIGIIGSILGGIAYGFLSPLFATFQAIDEGKDNKILHCFIDGTWSSILKSFDIVKDVRDACFHTYFSVMDDLRQEGPPIGKYYEIRPHYLPGAIVAAILGIIVDVPVISLVAICKVPYMLFKGWNRLFRDLIGREGPFLETICMPFAGLAILLWPLAVIVAFLASVIASIFLGARAGLIAYQESSFLFGLRYIFATLSLYDEYSNDVLDMPEGSCFPRPKYRRKKIEISQTTSNSNSISRTTTLTKTISRTISLTNNIAELKPFELLDGLCKECLQVGETLVTQGLITHDDIQEAMFGKESKVISIGLPAYCLLQALLRSIKADSPGILITDDTELTTTNRPKEKFFEWFLNPLLIIKDQIKAENLSVPEEDYLCKLVLFNCDSDRVKNLTFGPPPESDRKLAELDALARRLQGITKFITRFPTYKRRFDVLVNTLSEELADKHGTSTIIRSKSAFPRIFSLKSFKVNKSSGSFDEESEYGRDSETSL